One genomic window of Haloferax mediterranei ATCC 33500 includes the following:
- a CDS encoding BMP family lipoprotein, protein MDRRSFVKAAGIAGITGLAGCTGGPSEGGETTTTEHGSDEKTTTDAQTTDGSAPAANVGMVYALGGLGDKSFNDAAKRGIEQAKTELGIEYQEAQPSASEEFPQYQRRFAQSTSPDYDLVSCIGFAQKSALKETAPNFPDQKFMLVDDKLPELDNVASYVFREEQGSFQVGYLAGLLTTQEFAAGAGETTPDKKRVGFVGGVDAPLIKKFQAGYEAGVKHADEEITVDVAYAGSFSDSAKGKEIAVSMYDKGADIVYHAAGATGLGVFEAAEEKGKFAIGVDSDQSVTEPKYADVILASMVKRVETPVFTSVGNVVNDEFKGGSVTTLGLEEDGIAAVYGNELGSEIPQEVKDKLTKSRESIIAGDIEVPTTTE, encoded by the coding sequence ATGGACAGACGCTCTTTTGTTAAAGCGGCAGGGATTGCGGGCATTACGGGTCTCGCAGGGTGTACTGGCGGCCCAAGCGAGGGCGGCGAAACCACGACGACCGAACACGGTAGTGACGAGAAAACCACGACGGACGCACAGACGACCGATGGATCCGCTCCGGCGGCCAACGTCGGAATGGTCTACGCGCTCGGCGGCCTCGGCGACAAGTCGTTCAACGACGCGGCAAAGCGGGGCATCGAGCAGGCGAAGACGGAACTCGGAATCGAGTACCAAGAAGCACAGCCGTCTGCGTCCGAGGAGTTCCCGCAGTACCAGCGTCGCTTCGCGCAGTCGACGAGTCCGGACTACGACCTCGTCTCGTGTATCGGCTTCGCACAGAAGTCCGCGCTGAAGGAGACGGCACCGAACTTCCCGGACCAGAAGTTCATGCTCGTCGACGACAAGCTTCCTGAGCTGGACAACGTCGCAAGCTACGTGTTCCGTGAGGAACAGGGCTCCTTCCAGGTTGGCTATCTCGCCGGACTGCTCACGACGCAGGAGTTCGCTGCTGGCGCTGGCGAGACGACGCCCGACAAGAAGCGCGTTGGCTTCGTCGGCGGTGTCGACGCCCCGCTTATCAAGAAGTTCCAGGCCGGCTACGAAGCCGGTGTGAAGCACGCTGACGAGGAAATCACGGTCGACGTCGCCTACGCCGGGTCGTTCTCCGACTCCGCGAAGGGGAAGGAAATCGCCGTCTCGATGTACGATAAGGGTGCGGACATCGTCTACCACGCGGCGGGTGCGACCGGTCTCGGTGTCTTCGAAGCCGCAGAGGAGAAGGGTAAGTTCGCAATCGGTGTCGACTCCGACCAGTCCGTGACCGAGCCGAAATACGCCGACGTTATCCTCGCATCGATGGTCAAGCGCGTCGAGACGCCTGTCTTCACGTCTGTCGGAAACGTCGTGAACGACGAGTTCAAGGGTGGCTCTGTCACGACGCTCGGCCTCGAAGAAGACGGTATCGCCGCCGTCTACGGTAACGAACTCGGCTCCGAGATTCCGCAGGAAGTCAAGGATAAACTCACGAAGTCCCGCGAGTCCATCATCGCCGGCGACATCGAAGTCCCGACGACGACCGAATAA
- a CDS encoding phosphopentomutase/phosphoglucosamine mutase produces the protein MELFGTAGIRGSVTERVTPELALDVGRAAGLAALESDSSAEFVVGRDGRTSGQGLAAAVEAGLLSAGADVTRVGVVPTPALAFASQGRRGIMLTASHNPPTDNGIKMFVDGEEYDRDLERGIETRVESSANPVEWDHWGARGTSGVLDDYRETIVDFASEHGSDLDGLRVAVDCGNGMSALGTPQVLRDLGAHVVTLNAQIDGHFPGRESKPTPETLMDLRAFVAEGDFDFGIGHDGDSDRIVIIDDEGEIVHEDTIIAIVAEHYVRVSDVSDPVIVTTPNASGRIDERVREAGGRVERVRLGALHEGIASARADGGDVVFAAEPWKHIHPSLGGWIDGVASAALIARLAAESGMDGLREPVTERPYRKVSVSCPDEKKAVAMAALETSLPDAMDPESVDTEYGVRLEFADASWTLVRPSGTEPYIRVYAEADDVDALVDEVTTVVEAEIEHA, from the coding sequence ATGGAACTCTTCGGCACCGCCGGTATTCGCGGCAGCGTGACGGAGCGAGTGACACCGGAACTCGCCCTCGACGTCGGCCGCGCCGCCGGTCTCGCCGCACTCGAATCGGACAGTTCGGCCGAGTTCGTCGTCGGCCGCGACGGACGAACGAGCGGGCAGGGACTCGCCGCCGCAGTCGAGGCCGGACTGCTCTCGGCCGGTGCAGACGTGACCCGCGTGGGCGTCGTTCCGACGCCGGCGCTCGCGTTCGCCTCGCAGGGCCGCCGCGGCATCATGCTCACCGCCTCGCACAACCCGCCGACCGACAACGGTATCAAGATGTTCGTCGACGGCGAGGAGTACGACCGTGACCTCGAACGAGGCATCGAAACTCGCGTCGAGTCCAGTGCGAACCCTGTCGAGTGGGACCATTGGGGCGCACGTGGAACGAGCGGCGTCCTCGACGACTACCGCGAAACTATCGTCGACTTCGCCTCCGAGCATGGCTCGGACCTCGACGGTCTTCGCGTCGCCGTCGACTGCGGAAACGGCATGTCCGCACTCGGCACGCCGCAGGTACTCCGCGACCTCGGCGCTCACGTCGTCACGCTGAACGCGCAAATCGACGGCCACTTCCCCGGTCGCGAATCGAAGCCGACGCCCGAGACACTGATGGACCTTCGAGCGTTCGTCGCTGAGGGCGACTTCGACTTCGGTATCGGTCACGACGGCGACTCCGACCGCATCGTCATCATCGACGACGAGGGCGAAATCGTCCACGAGGACACGATTATCGCCATCGTCGCCGAGCACTACGTTCGGGTTTCCGACGTTTCTGACCCCGTTATCGTCACGACGCCGAACGCATCCGGGCGCATCGACGAGCGCGTCCGCGAAGCGGGCGGCCGGGTTGAGCGCGTCCGCCTCGGCGCACTCCACGAGGGTATCGCCAGCGCCCGTGCCGACGGTGGCGACGTGGTGTTCGCGGCCGAACCGTGGAAGCACATCCATCCGTCTCTCGGCGGCTGGATTGACGGCGTCGCCTCCGCGGCACTCATTGCCCGCCTCGCGGCCGAGTCCGGCATGGACGGACTGCGTGAGCCGGTCACGGAGCGCCCCTACCGCAAGGTTAGCGTTTCCTGCCCCGACGAAAAGAAGGCGGTCGCGATGGCAGCACTCGAAACGTCGCTCCCGGACGCGATGGACCCCGAGTCCGTCGACACCGAGTACGGCGTCCGACTGGAGTTCGCCGACGCATCGTGGACGCTCGTCCGGCCCTCGGGGACCGAACCATACATCCGCGTCTACGCGGAGGCCGACGACGTGGATGCGCTCGTCGACGAGGTGACGACCGTCGTCGAAGCAGAAATCGAACACGCATAG
- a CDS encoding acylphosphatase — MSESTRTRAHVYVSGHVQGVYYRATTRDTARDLGVDGWVKNLSDGRVEAVFEGPRDDVESMVQWCHDGSPMASVDEVDVTYESPEGVTGFRIER, encoded by the coding sequence ATGAGCGAGAGCACGCGAACGCGCGCACACGTGTACGTGTCCGGTCACGTTCAGGGCGTGTACTACCGAGCGACGACCCGCGACACCGCCCGTGACCTCGGCGTCGACGGGTGGGTGAAGAACCTCTCTGACGGCCGCGTCGAAGCCGTTTTCGAAGGGCCGCGCGACGATGTGGAGTCCATGGTCCAGTGGTGCCACGACGGGAGTCCGATGGCCAGCGTCGACGAGGTTGACGTGACCTACGAGTCACCAGAGGGAGTAACGGGATTCCGAATCGAGCGGTGA
- a CDS encoding winged helix-turn-helix domain-containing protein: protein MTDAWDSAGYIASSRYRRAVCRYLSEHGSGLPSRIAAETNLAQPHVSRALSELREREIVELLVPESQQKGRLYGLTDLGELAYERVALDQEAEVTVVDPGNFPSPELIEELELSYGDSLRAVVWCEPVQTWVRFFSPSLADRYDEETMKTLVSTLTNEEALDEPLAELSIGAPDLVAFAIEETLVVRIPLDDEVKLLVSLDVEFDTVISDLRETCQQLTTMALDS from the coding sequence ATGACTGACGCCTGGGACTCCGCAGGCTACATTGCGAGCTCTCGGTACCGCCGGGCAGTGTGTCGGTACCTTTCGGAGCACGGCTCTGGGCTTCCGTCGCGAATCGCGGCGGAGACTAACCTCGCGCAACCACACGTGTCTCGTGCGCTCTCGGAGCTTCGAGAGCGAGAAATCGTTGAACTACTGGTCCCTGAGTCCCAGCAGAAAGGTCGATTGTATGGACTGACCGACCTCGGTGAACTCGCGTACGAACGGGTCGCACTCGACCAAGAAGCGGAGGTTACCGTCGTCGACCCCGGTAACTTCCCGTCTCCCGAGCTAATCGAGGAACTGGAGTTGTCGTACGGCGATTCGCTTCGCGCGGTCGTCTGGTGTGAACCCGTCCAGACGTGGGTTCGGTTCTTCTCGCCTTCGCTTGCAGACCGCTACGACGAAGAGACGATGAAGACGCTCGTCTCGACACTCACGAACGAAGAAGCACTCGACGAACCATTAGCTGAGTTGTCCATCGGTGCACCCGACCTCGTCGCGTTCGCAATCGAGGAGACCCTCGTTGTCCGGATTCCGCTCGATGACGAAGTAAAACTCCTCGTCTCTCTCGACGTGGAGTTCGACACCGTCATCAGCGACCTTCGAGAGACCTGCCAGCAGTTGACGACTATGGCACTCGATTCGTAA
- a CDS encoding hotdog family protein yields the protein MNQPVEGETQTYERTFTVEDVQQFAELSGDAQPRHTEPDADGRVMVQGLLTATLPTKLGGDNEVLARTMEFEFLQPVYTGEPITCSSTYDTVVERDDRYEFTSDVVCEKANGEAVLGATVEGIIWKDD from the coding sequence ATGAATCAACCAGTCGAGGGCGAGACGCAAACGTACGAGCGAACGTTCACGGTCGAAGATGTCCAGCAATTTGCAGAGCTCTCCGGAGACGCACAGCCCCGACATACCGAACCGGATGCGGACGGACGAGTGATGGTCCAAGGGTTGTTGACGGCAACGCTTCCCACGAAGTTGGGCGGTGACAACGAAGTGTTAGCCCGGACGATGGAGTTCGAATTTCTGCAACCGGTCTACACCGGCGAGCCGATTACCTGTTCGTCGACGTACGACACGGTCGTCGAACGGGACGACCGCTACGAATTCACGTCTGACGTCGTGTGCGAGAAGGCGAACGGTGAGGCCGTGTTGGGCGCGACGGTCGAGGGAATAATCTGGAAGGACGATTAG